In Paraburkholderia sprentiae WSM5005, a genomic segment contains:
- a CDS encoding NAD-glutamate dehydrogenase — translation MQAKNEEAVTHLLNDVVEFARGRLPEPTFDIVEPFLRHYYDFVDAGDLQSRSIADLYGAALAHWQTAQRFVPGEQRLRVYNPILEQHGWHSDHTVIEIVNDDMPFLVDSVSMTVNRHRLALHSVVHPVFRIWRAPDGNIARVSQGAEEAGDARSHLTSCIHFEVDRCGDAAKLDALRDDIARVLGDVRAAVEDWPKIVERAKQTIQDMKVRETGPEGVEARAFVEWMVADHFTFLGQRDYELVQQEGGYGLRAVAGSGLGILRDALRPAGAAEVTALPPAAAEIVAGSSPIFLTKANSRATVHRPGYLDYVGIKLSGADGKVTGERRFIGLYTSTAYFVSAAEIPIVRRKCANIVRRAAFLPKGHLAKSLVTVLETYPRDELFQADEDQLYDTALGVLRLQEHQRTRLFVRRDRFDRFVSCLVFVSRDKYNTDLRQRIANLLADAFNGENVEFTPLLSESTLARIHFVVHAKTGSMPNVDTRELEARLVQVARRWQDDLADALLDAYGEEHGNRLLQHYSDSFPPGYRDDYPARTAVRDIELIERVQGTERLAMNLYRPIESGPRAFRFKVYRAGLPIALSRSLPMLEHLGVRVDEERPYLIEAPGATPAWIHDFGLELADDAEFDIERVKDLFEQAFEQVWTGTIESDDFNRLVLRAQLNAREVTILRAYAKYLRQVGSTFSDAYIERAVTGNPAIARMLVALFIARFDPALGDVREARVSGCLEAIDSALDQVPNLDEDRILRQFLGVIKATKRTNYYRYGATGQPKPYLSFKFDPAQVPGLPEPKPMFEIWVYSPRVEGVHLRGGRVARGGLRWSDRREDFRTEVLGLMKAQMVKNVVIVPVGSKGGFVVKNPPPQSERDAWMREGVACYQTFLRGLLDVTDNLAGTDVVPPPDVVRHDPDDPYLVVAADKGTATFSDYANAISREYGFWLDDAFASGGSVGYDHKKMGITARGAWESVKRHFREMGIDTQSEDFTVVGVGDMSGDVFGNGMLLSPHIKLLAAFDHRHIFLDPNPDPAASMAERARLFMLDRSSWADYDPSLISAGGGVFPRSAKTIPLSTAVQAVLGISAAAFSPAELMRAILQAPVDLLYNGGIGTYVKASRETNQQAGDRANDAIRVNGADLRCKVVAEGGNLGLTQLGRIEFAQRGGRLNTDAIDNSAGVDCSDHEVNIKILLGLVVADGEMTEKQRNALLAEMTDEVGLLVLTDNYYQTQALSIAGRFGVELLDAEARLMRYLEKAGRLNRVIEFLPTDEDLAERAAAKQGLTTPERAVLLAYSKMWLYDALLDSSMPEDPLVSDMLIDYFPKPLRQRFREPMQRHPLRREILATHLTNALVNRVGCEFVHRLMEETDAWPGDIVRACIMARDVFDLDQIWRSIDALDNRVPDDVQARMFAEVARLVERSALWFLRHLQTGAAADDVTGLLARCRDAAQRLAPQWPALLPGADLEALSERQRIFVDAGVDSDLAVRIASGEVSAALLDIAEVASTCGRNLEQVAGVYFALGTLLNYGWISERAASLPAPTHWDMLARASALAELARLKRALTTSALAGATDASTPDSLVQTWRDKRAAQLDRYTRLLTDLRATGGASLSVLLVVVREMAALERV, via the coding sequence ATGCAAGCAAAGAACGAAGAAGCCGTCACGCACCTGCTGAACGATGTCGTCGAATTTGCACGGGGGCGGCTGCCGGAGCCGACCTTCGATATCGTCGAACCCTTTCTGCGGCACTACTACGATTTCGTCGACGCGGGCGATCTGCAAAGCCGCTCGATCGCCGATCTGTACGGCGCGGCGCTCGCCCACTGGCAGACTGCGCAGCGTTTCGTGCCGGGCGAGCAGCGGCTGCGCGTCTATAACCCGATCCTCGAACAGCATGGCTGGCATTCCGATCACACAGTGATCGAGATCGTCAACGACGACATGCCGTTCCTCGTCGATTCGGTCTCGATGACGGTCAACCGGCATCGGCTCGCATTGCATTCGGTCGTGCATCCGGTGTTTCGCATCTGGCGCGCGCCCGACGGCAACATCGCGCGCGTGAGCCAGGGCGCCGAAGAGGCCGGCGATGCGCGCTCGCATCTGACCTCGTGCATCCATTTCGAGGTCGATCGTTGTGGCGATGCGGCAAAACTCGACGCGTTGCGCGATGACATCGCGCGCGTGCTCGGCGACGTGCGCGCAGCGGTCGAAGACTGGCCGAAGATCGTCGAACGCGCGAAGCAGACGATTCAGGACATGAAGGTGCGCGAGACCGGTCCCGAGGGCGTCGAAGCGCGCGCGTTCGTCGAATGGATGGTCGCCGATCATTTCACGTTCCTCGGCCAGCGTGATTACGAACTGGTGCAGCAGGAGGGCGGTTACGGTTTGCGGGCGGTCGCGGGCTCCGGTCTCGGCATTCTGCGCGATGCGCTGCGGCCCGCCGGCGCGGCGGAAGTCACCGCGTTGCCGCCGGCGGCCGCGGAGATCGTCGCCGGATCGTCGCCGATCTTTCTGACCAAGGCCAATTCGCGCGCCACCGTGCATCGGCCCGGCTACCTCGACTATGTCGGCATCAAGCTGAGCGGTGCGGATGGCAAAGTAACGGGCGAACGGCGCTTCATCGGCCTGTATACGTCGACCGCTTATTTCGTGTCGGCCGCCGAGATTCCGATCGTGCGGCGCAAATGCGCGAACATCGTGAGACGCGCCGCATTCCTGCCCAAAGGTCATCTGGCGAAATCGCTGGTGACGGTTCTCGAAACCTATCCGCGCGACGAACTGTTCCAGGCCGACGAGGACCAGCTCTACGACACCGCACTCGGCGTGCTGCGCTTGCAGGAACATCAGCGCACGCGGCTGTTCGTGCGGCGCGATCGCTTCGATCGCTTCGTGTCGTGCCTCGTGTTCGTGTCGCGCGACAAGTACAACACCGATCTGCGGCAACGGATCGCGAACCTGCTCGCCGATGCGTTCAACGGCGAGAACGTCGAATTCACGCCGCTGCTGTCGGAGTCGACGCTCGCGCGAATTCATTTCGTCGTCCATGCTAAAACGGGCAGCATGCCCAACGTCGATACGCGCGAGCTCGAAGCGCGCCTCGTGCAGGTCGCGCGACGCTGGCAGGACGATCTGGCCGACGCGTTGCTTGACGCGTACGGCGAAGAGCACGGCAACCGTTTGCTGCAGCACTACAGCGATTCGTTTCCGCCCGGCTATCGTGACGACTATCCGGCGCGCACGGCGGTGCGCGATATCGAACTGATCGAGCGCGTACAGGGCACCGAGCGGCTCGCGATGAACCTGTACCGGCCGATCGAATCGGGACCGCGCGCATTCCGCTTCAAGGTGTATCGCGCGGGCTTGCCGATCGCGCTGTCGCGCAGCTTGCCGATGCTCGAACATCTCGGCGTGCGTGTCGACGAAGAGCGGCCTTATCTGATCGAAGCGCCGGGCGCGACGCCCGCGTGGATCCACGACTTCGGCCTCGAACTCGCGGACGATGCCGAGTTCGACATCGAGCGGGTCAAAGATCTGTTCGAACAGGCGTTCGAGCAGGTGTGGACCGGCACGATAGAAAGCGATGACTTCAACCGCCTCGTATTGCGCGCGCAGCTGAACGCGCGCGAGGTGACGATTCTGCGTGCGTACGCGAAGTACTTGCGGCAGGTCGGCTCGACCTTCAGCGACGCGTATATCGAACGCGCGGTGACCGGCAACCCGGCGATTGCGCGCATGCTCGTCGCGCTGTTCATTGCGCGCTTCGATCCGGCGCTCGGCGACGTGCGCGAGGCCCGCGTGAGCGGTTGTCTCGAGGCGATCGACAGCGCGCTCGACCAGGTGCCGAATCTCGACGAAGACCGCATCCTGCGTCAGTTTCTCGGCGTGATCAAGGCGACCAAGCGGACCAATTACTACCGCTATGGCGCCACGGGGCAACCGAAACCGTACCTGTCGTTCAAGTTCGATCCCGCCCAGGTGCCCGGCTTGCCCGAGCCGAAACCGATGTTCGAGATCTGGGTCTACTCGCCGCGCGTCGAGGGCGTGCATCTGCGTGGCGGGCGCGTCGCGCGCGGCGGCTTGCGCTGGTCGGATCGGCGCGAGGATTTCCGCACGGAAGTGCTCGGCCTGATGAAGGCGCAGATGGTGAAGAACGTCGTGATCGTGCCGGTCGGCTCGAAGGGTGGCTTCGTCGTCAAGAATCCGCCGCCGCAGAGCGAGCGCGATGCGTGGATGCGTGAAGGCGTCGCGTGCTATCAGACGTTCCTGCGCGGATTGCTCGACGTCACCGACAATCTCGCGGGCACCGACGTCGTGCCACCGCCCGACGTAGTGCGCCACGACCCCGACGACCCGTATCTGGTCGTCGCCGCCGACAAGGGCACAGCCACCTTCTCCGACTACGCGAACGCGATCTCGCGGGAATACGGCTTCTGGCTCGACGACGCATTCGCGTCGGGCGGCTCGGTCGGCTACGACCACAAGAAAATGGGCATCACCGCGCGCGGCGCGTGGGAGTCGGTCAAACGGCACTTCCGCGAAATGGGCATCGACACGCAGAGCGAGGACTTCACGGTGGTCGGTGTCGGCGACATGTCGGGCGACGTGTTCGGCAACGGCATGCTGCTATCGCCGCATATCAAGCTGCTCGCCGCGTTCGATCACCGCCATATCTTTCTCGATCCGAATCCCGATCCCGCCGCGAGCATGGCGGAGCGCGCGCGGCTCTTCATGCTCGACCGCTCGAGCTGGGCCGATTACGATCCGTCGCTGATCTCGGCGGGCGGCGGCGTCTTCCCGCGCAGCGCGAAGACGATTCCGCTGTCGACGGCGGTGCAAGCGGTGCTCGGCATCAGCGCGGCGGCGTTCTCGCCGGCCGAGCTGATGCGCGCGATTCTGCAGGCACCCGTCGATCTGCTTTATAACGGCGGCATCGGCACCTACGTGAAGGCGAGCCGCGAAACGAATCAGCAGGCGGGCGATCGCGCGAACGACGCGATCCGCGTGAACGGCGCGGATCTGCGTTGCAAGGTCGTGGCCGAGGGCGGCAATCTCGGCTTGACACAACTCGGGCGCATCGAGTTCGCGCAGCGCGGCGGCCGCCTCAATACCGATGCGATCGATAACTCGGCGGGTGTCGATTGCTCGGATCACGAAGTCAACATCAAGATTCTGCTGGGGCTCGTCGTCGCCGATGGCGAGATGACGGAAAAGCAGCGCAATGCGTTGCTTGCCGAGATGACCGATGAGGTCGGTCTGCTCGTGCTGACCGATAACTACTATCAGACCCAGGCTTTGTCGATCGCGGGCCGTTTTGGCGTCGAGTTGCTCGATGCCGAGGCGCGTCTGATGCGCTATCTGGAGAAGGCGGGGCGGCTCAATCGCGTGATCGAGTTTCTGCCCACCGACGAAGACCTCGCCGAGCGCGCCGCCGCAAAGCAGGGACTGACGACACCCGAGCGCGCGGTACTGCTCGCATACAGCAAGATGTGGCTCTATGACGCGCTGCTCGACTCGTCGATGCCGGAAGACCCGCTCGTCAGCGACATGTTGATCGACTACTTTCCGAAACCTTTGCGGCAGCGTTTCCGCGAACCGATGCAGCGCCATCCGCTACGCCGTGAAATCCTCGCGACGCACTTGACCAATGCGCTCGTGAATCGCGTGGGCTGCGAGTTCGTGCATCGGCTGATGGAAGAGACCGATGCTTGGCCTGGCGACATCGTTCGCGCGTGCATCATGGCGCGCGACGTGTTCGATCTCGATCAAATCTGGCGCAGCATCGACGCGCTCGACAACCGTGTTCCGGACGACGTGCAGGCGCGCATGTTTGCGGAGGTCGCGCGGCTCGTCGAACGTTCGGCGCTGTGGTTCCTGCGGCATCTGCAAACCGGCGCGGCCGCCGACGACGTGACCGGGCTGCTCGCGCGCTGCCGCGATGCCGCGCAGCGCCTCGCGCCGCAATGGCCGGCGCTGTTGCCAGGCGCGGATCTCGAAGCGTTGTCGGAACGGCAACGAATATTCGTCGATGCCGGTGTCGATAGCGATCTCGCGGTGCGGATCGCGAGCGGTGAGGTGTCCGCCGCGCTGCTCGATATCGCCGAAGTCGCGTCGACGTGCGGGCGCAATCTCGAACAGGTCGCGGGCGTCTACTTCGCGCTCGGCACGCTGCTGAACTACGGCTGGATCAGCGAGCGCGCCGCTTCATTGCCGGCGCCGACGCATTGGGACATGCTCGCGCGTGCTTCGGCGCTCGCCGAACTCGCAAGGCTCAAGCGGGCGCTGACCACGAGCGCATTGGCCGGCGCGACCGATGCGTCGACGCCCGATTCGCTCGTGCAAACCTGGCGCGACAAACGCGCGGCGCAGCTCGATCGCTACACGCGTTTGCTGACCGATCTGCGCGCGACGGGCGGCGCGAGCCTGTCAGTGCTGCTGGTGGTCGTGCGGGAGATGGCGGCGCTCGAGAGGGTGTGA
- a CDS encoding cation diffusion facilitator family transporter, which translates to MKEESPKAIFYALAANLGIAVCKFAAAAFTGSGSMFAEAIHSTADCGNQLLLLFGLREARKPVSPLHPMGSGREINFYSLLVALLLFFVGGAFSVYEGVHRLIAREPLQYAFVALAVLGVSVVLESLSLWGAVREIRKTHPDKNLWRWFRETRESDLLVVAGEDIAALFGLAIAFVAVLSTMVTGDPVYDALGSVGVGLLLMTIAWLIAREVKSMIAGESASPEMRSAIDAHLRARPEIRGIINMITLQWGRHVVVAVQAEMIDYASGRAMVDAINLIEADLQATFPQVRWVFFEPDVPRN; encoded by the coding sequence ATGAAAGAAGAATCGCCGAAAGCCATTTTTTACGCACTCGCCGCCAACCTGGGCATCGCCGTCTGCAAGTTCGCCGCGGCCGCGTTCACCGGCTCAGGCTCGATGTTCGCCGAGGCGATTCACTCCACCGCCGATTGCGGCAATCAACTGCTGCTGCTTTTCGGGCTGCGCGAAGCGCGCAAGCCGGTGAGCCCTTTGCACCCGATGGGCAGTGGACGGGAAATCAACTTCTATTCGCTGCTGGTTGCGTTGCTGCTGTTTTTCGTCGGCGGAGCGTTTTCGGTGTATGAGGGTGTGCATCGACTGATTGCGCGCGAGCCGTTGCAGTATGCGTTCGTCGCGTTGGCGGTGCTCGGTGTGTCGGTGGTGCTGGAATCGCTATCGTTGTGGGGCGCGGTGAGGGAGATTCGCAAGACGCATCCGGATAAAAATCTCTGGCGCTGGTTTCGTGAGACGCGCGAATCGGATCTGCTGGTCGTGGCCGGCGAAGATATCGCCGCGCTATTCGGTCTGGCGATCGCCTTCGTCGCCGTGCTATCGACGATGGTGACCGGCGACCCCGTGTATGACGCGCTCGGCTCGGTGGGGGTGGGTCTTCTGCTGATGACGATCGCGTGGCTCATCGCGCGTGAAGTGAAGTCGATGATCGCCGGCGAATCCGCGAGCCCGGAAATGCGCAGCGCCATCGACGCGCATCTGCGCGCGCGTCCCGAGATTCGCGGCATCATCAACATGATTACGTTGCAGTGGGGGCGTCACGTGGTGGTGGCGGTGCAGGCGGAAATGATCGACTATGCGAGCGGCCGCGCGATGGTCGATGCGATCAATCTCATCGAGGCCGATCTGCAGGCCACGTTTCCTCAGGTGCGCTGGGTGTTTTTTGAACCGGACGTGCCGCGCAATTAA
- a CDS encoding glycosyl hydrolase family 28 protein, with protein sequence MKNIGRAFSSVVLTCSCLFAIAAHAQTLATGDSRTVTQPGYPTVCTTLTAQFTSSQRASPPTTDDTSRLQAALNSCAGTGGSVVLATSGSNNAFYTDSLTISGAGIVVNSGVTLYGNNSYSSNANLLSFSGTNASLMGPGTVDGRGDIITGTPRLVQASNTTNFIVYNVTLSQAAHPNLYVEGGSGFTAWNVSIRTPATRKNADGIDIDSLTNATVTNSDIEAGDDGVAVKTNSGNISNVTVSNTKLHGTHGLSVGSIAQNTVSNILFNNNYVYGNDLNGTASTDANAINVKADPCSLTVQQVSYVNTCITNAKHLIVMDTNYSSCSSGGSPTLSNIIVNGAYSTASVSGAYTKIDGRSSSYPVTAYLANVSLDATAQSGDQYASVGLYNSNVTPSGTGVTTSSFTLSGSVPSCSF encoded by the coding sequence ATGAAAAATATCGGTCGCGCCTTTTCTTCCGTTGTCCTTACTTGTTCCTGTCTGTTTGCTATTGCCGCTCACGCGCAAACACTGGCGACCGGCGACAGCCGAACGGTGACGCAGCCAGGCTATCCCACTGTTTGCACCACGCTCACCGCGCAATTCACGAGTTCGCAACGCGCATCACCGCCGACTACCGACGACACGAGCCGTCTGCAGGCGGCGTTGAACAGCTGCGCCGGCACGGGCGGCAGCGTCGTGCTGGCCACTTCCGGATCGAACAACGCGTTCTATACCGACAGTCTGACGATCAGCGGCGCGGGTATCGTGGTCAACTCGGGCGTCACGTTGTATGGCAACAATAGCTATTCAAGCAATGCGAACCTGCTGTCATTCTCGGGCACGAACGCGTCACTGATGGGACCGGGCACCGTCGACGGCCGCGGCGATATCATCACTGGCACGCCGCGGCTCGTACAGGCGAGCAATACAACGAACTTCATCGTCTATAACGTGACGCTGTCTCAGGCGGCCCATCCGAACCTCTACGTTGAAGGCGGCAGCGGCTTCACCGCATGGAACGTGTCGATTCGCACGCCGGCCACGCGTAAGAATGCCGACGGTATCGACATCGACAGCCTGACCAATGCGACGGTGACCAACTCGGATATCGAAGCCGGAGACGATGGCGTCGCGGTCAAGACGAACTCGGGCAACATCTCGAACGTCACCGTTTCGAACACGAAGCTGCATGGCACGCACGGTTTGTCGGTCGGCAGCATCGCGCAGAATACGGTGTCGAATATCCTGTTCAACAACAACTATGTGTACGGCAACGATCTGAACGGCACGGCCTCGACCGACGCGAACGCGATCAACGTGAAGGCCGATCCATGTTCGCTGACGGTGCAGCAGGTCAGCTACGTCAATACCTGCATCACCAACGCAAAGCATCTGATCGTGATGGACACGAACTACAGCAGTTGTAGTAGCGGCGGCAGCCCGACGTTGTCGAACATCATCGTCAATGGTGCGTATTCGACGGCGTCTGTGTCCGGTGCCTATACGAAGATCGATGGACGCAGCTCGAGCTATCCGGTGACAGCGTATCTGGCCAATGTCAGCCTCGATGCGACCGCGCAAAGCGGCGACCAGTACGCGAGCGTCGGTCTGTATAACTCGAACGTCACACCGTCCGGCACTGGCGTCACCACGTCGAGTTTCACGCTGAGCGGCAGCGTACCGAGTTGCTCGTTCTAA
- a CDS encoding lipase secretion chaperone: MPEKWLGPVCVICAAALGLSTGVLYFRHAAPAAGAATSVVADSENNAAPAASVHAPAAQTDNSLRIWPADSRLANGLAITDSHHLIVNDALHDLIDFFLLEQADDDRADQLKLYLRTRLRPPASEEAVLLAEHYVAYMAAHDELLAAQNLNAQNLSASNVDINRIMTWRQQRDQLRQRMLGDQVEQAWYQNDDSQLTQAIDEWRQRAADQEGVAAFARQPRYPVPHWQNSHDEKLHIQYLLGLLQKAVTSFSERSHEGQHWAERYSSYQSDAQTISHDPGLDTSQRNAQLQALRVRLFPTQAERQRAHELGP, from the coding sequence ATGCCGGAAAAATGGCTGGGACCTGTTTGCGTGATCTGCGCGGCGGCGCTGGGGCTGTCGACCGGCGTGCTGTACTTCCGGCACGCGGCGCCAGCGGCGGGGGCTGCGACGAGCGTCGTTGCCGATAGCGAAAACAACGCGGCTCCGGCGGCTTCAGTCCACGCACCCGCGGCGCAGACCGATAACTCGTTGCGCATCTGGCCCGCCGATTCGCGCCTCGCCAATGGTTTAGCAATCACGGACAGTCATCATCTGATTGTCAACGACGCATTGCACGACCTGATCGATTTCTTTCTTCTCGAACAGGCGGACGACGATCGCGCGGACCAACTGAAGCTGTATCTGAGAACCCGGCTCCGTCCTCCCGCTTCCGAGGAAGCGGTGCTGCTCGCCGAGCATTACGTGGCCTATATGGCAGCGCACGACGAACTGCTCGCCGCGCAGAACCTGAATGCGCAGAACCTGAGTGCATCGAACGTCGACATCAACCGCATCATGACGTGGCGTCAGCAGCGCGATCAATTGCGGCAACGCATGCTGGGCGACCAGGTGGAGCAGGCCTGGTATCAGAACGACGATTCGCAATTGACGCAGGCAATCGACGAATGGCGGCAACGCGCGGCCGATCAGGAAGGGGTAGCCGCGTTCGCGCGGCAGCCGCGTTATCCGGTTCCTCATTGGCAAAACAGCCACGACGAAAAACTGCACATCCAATACCTGCTTGGGCTATTGCAAAAAGCCGTGACGAGTTTCAGCGAACGGAGCCACGAAGGACAGCATTGGGCCGAGCGATATTCGAGCTATCAGAGCGACGCTCAAACAATCAGTCACGATCCGGGTCTCGACACCTCCCAGCGTAACGCGCAGCTTCAGGCTTTGCGAGTGAGACTGTTTCCGACGCAAGCCGAACGGCAGCGCGCACATGAACTGGGACCGTGA
- a CDS encoding aldo/keto reductase, with protein sequence MDYVKLGRTGLDVSRLCLGCMSYGVPSRGTHPWSLDDEAARPFIKQALDHGINFFDTANVYSDGTSEEIVGRALKDFAKRDEIVLATKVNSRMHPGPNGAGLSRKAIMAEIDHSLRRLGTDYVDLYQIHRWDYGTPIEETMEALHDVVKAGKARYIGASSMYAWQFAKALHVAERHGWMRFVTMQNYVNLLYREEEREMLPLCESEGIGVIPWSPLARGRLTRDWDSESARSETDEFGRTLYAHTQEADRRVVERVSEIAKERGVPRAQVALAWVLQKKPITAPIVGATKLHHLDDAVAALSLKLSDEEIHRLEERYVPHAVMGFK encoded by the coding sequence ATGGACTATGTGAAACTTGGCCGCACCGGCCTCGATGTATCGCGTCTTTGTCTCGGCTGTATGAGTTATGGCGTGCCGTCGCGCGGCACGCACCCGTGGTCGCTCGACGACGAAGCCGCACGGCCGTTCATCAAGCAGGCACTCGATCACGGCATCAACTTCTTCGATACGGCCAACGTCTATTCGGACGGCACCAGCGAGGAAATCGTCGGGCGTGCGCTGAAGGACTTTGCGAAGCGCGATGAGATCGTGCTCGCCACCAAGGTCAATAGCCGCATGCATCCCGGCCCGAACGGCGCGGGGCTCTCGCGCAAGGCGATCATGGCGGAGATCGATCACAGCCTGCGGCGTCTCGGTACCGACTACGTCGACCTGTATCAGATCCATCGCTGGGACTACGGCACGCCGATCGAGGAAACGATGGAAGCGCTGCACGATGTCGTGAAAGCCGGCAAGGCGCGCTATATCGGCGCATCCTCGATGTACGCATGGCAGTTCGCCAAGGCGTTGCATGTGGCGGAGCGCCACGGCTGGATGCGCTTCGTGACGATGCAGAACTACGTGAATCTGTTGTACCGCGAGGAAGAGCGCGAAATGCTGCCGCTGTGCGAAAGCGAGGGCATCGGCGTAATTCCGTGGAGTCCGCTTGCACGTGGACGCTTGACGCGCGACTGGGACAGCGAAAGCGCGCGCTCGGAAACCGATGAATTCGGCCGCACGCTGTACGCGCACACGCAAGAAGCGGATCGGCGTGTCGTCGAGCGGGTCAGCGAGATCGCGAAGGAGCGCGGCGTGCCACGCGCGCAGGTCGCGCTAGCCTGGGTGCTGCAGAAGAAACCGATTACCGCGCCGATCGTCGGCGCGACAAAACTGCATCATCTCGACGATGCAGTCGCGGCGCTTTCCTTAAAGCTCAGTGACGAAGAGATTCACCGGCTCGAAGAACGGTATGTGCCGCATGCGGTGATGGGGTTCAAATAG
- a CDS encoding DUF4148 domain-containing protein, with the protein MKRNLLAGLALSLLVSAPAFAQGGGGIGRAGTYDTQPAPTASTKTRAEVKAEVVAAYRDGSLPSLNRTSYPDKGLIGQTQAARIALQERDNGEVTRVAKGQ; encoded by the coding sequence ATGAAACGCAATCTGTTGGCAGGCCTCGCTCTTTCGCTGCTCGTCAGCGCTCCGGCATTCGCGCAAGGCGGCGGCGGTATCGGCCGCGCAGGAACGTATGACACGCAGCCGGCGCCGACTGCAAGCACGAAGACACGCGCCGAGGTCAAGGCCGAAGTCGTCGCCGCGTATCGCGACGGTTCGCTGCCGTCGTTGAACCGCACCTCGTATCCGGACAAAGGCCTGATCGGCCAGACGCAAGCCGCGCGCATCGCGTTGCAGGAACGGGACAACGGCGAAGTGACGCGCGTCGCGAAGGGCCAGTAA
- a CDS encoding LysR family transcriptional regulator produces MDRLQAMQVFTRVVDTNSFTRAAETLDLPRASVTTIIQNLEAFLGTRLMHRTTRRLSLTPDGAAYYERCVRILADVEETEASFQSGNKKPHGKLRIDMPGSIGRLLVIPSLCEFHTRYPDIDLQLGLTDRPVDLLQEGVDCVVRVGALQDSSLVARRIGLFEGVTCASPDYIKRAGMPASLEDLDNHKAVNYFSSRTGRTIDWAFMVNGSEVEVKMKSIVSVNDADAYVTCGLEGFGLIQPALFMVLPHLRSGQLVEVLPELKPLPMPISAVYPHSRHLSPKVRVFVDWIAELFDRCPLLSGRGSLDATCTKRTFEERESAPALDTPVMTEWVA; encoded by the coding sequence ATGGACCGGCTTCAGGCCATGCAAGTGTTCACGCGTGTCGTCGACACCAACAGCTTTACCCGTGCAGCCGAAACGCTCGATCTGCCGCGCGCATCGGTTACTACGATCATTCAGAACCTCGAAGCGTTTCTCGGCACCCGGCTGATGCACCGGACCACCCGGCGTCTGTCGCTCACGCCCGATGGCGCCGCGTACTACGAGCGGTGCGTGCGCATCCTCGCGGACGTCGAGGAGACCGAGGCGAGTTTTCAGAGCGGCAACAAGAAGCCCCACGGCAAACTGCGCATCGACATGCCGGGTTCGATCGGGCGCTTGCTCGTGATTCCCTCGCTGTGCGAATTCCACACCCGCTATCCGGACATCGATCTGCAACTGGGCCTGACCGACCGGCCCGTCGATCTGCTGCAGGAAGGCGTCGATTGCGTCGTGCGGGTCGGCGCGCTGCAGGATTCGTCGCTGGTCGCGCGCCGCATCGGTCTGTTCGAGGGCGTGACCTGCGCGTCACCCGACTACATCAAGCGTGCGGGCATGCCCGCCTCGCTCGAAGATCTCGACAATCACAAGGCCGTCAACTACTTCTCGAGCCGCACGGGACGCACGATCGATTGGGCGTTCATGGTGAACGGCAGCGAAGTGGAAGTGAAGATGAAGAGCATCGTGTCGGTCAACGACGCGGATGCCTACGTGACCTGCGGACTCGAAGGCTTCGGCCTGATCCAGCCGGCGCTCTTCATGGTGCTGCCGCATTTGCGCTCGGGTCAGCTCGTCGAAGTACTGCCGGAGTTGAAACCCTTGCCGATGCCGATTTCGGCAGTCTATCCGCACAGTCGTCATCTGTCGCCGAAAGTCCGTGTTTTCGTAGACTGGATTGCTGAGCTGTTCGATCGTTGCCCATTGCTGAGCGGACGCGGCAGTCTCGATGCCACCTGTACGAAGCGCACGTTCGAGGAGCGCGAGTCCGCGCCCGCACTCGACACGCCCGTGATGACCGAATGGGTCGCATGA